The Mycobacterium seoulense genomic interval TTGTCCTCGGTCACCTTGACTTCCAGCGACCCGTCGGTGGCGGCGGTGCGGATGTCGTCGTAGGTGCTCAAGTCGGCCAAGTCGTGGTCGTGCTCATCGGCGAGATAGCGGGCCAGCGCGCGCTCCGAGCTGAACACGCTGATTCGCCCGTTGCGGCCCAGGAAGATCGGGCGGTCGTCCAGGTAGCACCGCAGCGTGAAGAAGGTGCCCGAACTCGTCATGATCCGAATCGGGTCGATGCCCACCTGCAGCCAGAAATCCTCGTCGCTGCCCAGGATGACGGTGTCGCCGGCCGCGCGCGATTCCTCCTCGTCTTCCTCGTCTTCCTCGCCTTCGTCGTCGGCCTCCGCGGACTCCTCGGCTTCCGCGTCGAGGTCCTCGTCGGCCTCCGCGACGGCTTCGGTGTCCTGCGCGTCGTCCTCCTCGGGCTCCTCGGGCTCCTCGGGCTCCTCGGCGAGCTCGTCGGCCGCCTTGGCTGACAGTTTGTCGTCGACCTCGGGGGTGGTGGCGATGTCGTCGATCGCGCCGAGCACGTCGTCCCAGCTGCGCCCGATGACCTCGCCGATCGCGTTCCAGCGCTTGAGGCCGGCCTTGCCGGTGAAGTGGTCGATCCCGCCCGACACCGTGCCCAGCGTGGGGTTGCCGTTGAAGAACTTCAGCACCGCCGCGAGCTCGCACACCGATCCGATGGACGAGACGAGCGCCAGCGTGCGGGCCAGCTCGGTCACCGACTCCTCGGTCGGCTTCTCCGACACCAGCTCCTCGACCGCGACCAGATCGAACTGCTTGTCCTCGGCCGGGGAGAACTTGTGCGCGTGCGCCGCGGTCAGGTCCTTCCACGCCGGGTGATCGACCAGGTCGTTGTCGGTATCGGAGCGCACGAACGCGACCAGGTCGGCGACGGAGGTGAAGACGTACAGGTCCTCGTCCTTGCCCAGGAACGCCTCCCACTCGTCGCCGGCGTCGCGCCAGCGGGGTGCCCACACGGTGTAGCGGTCACCGTCGGACAGGCTCAGGCGGATGGGCACGAGGTCAGCAGCCATGCGGCACACAATAGCGACGGCCCGGGGAGGTGCCCGCCGTCGGGACACCTAGCCCCAGATATCGGTGATCGGCGGCGCACCGGCCGCGTAGCCGGTTTTGGGCAGCCCGTACATCTCCTCGATCGTGGACAGCACGTTGTAGTGGTTGATCTGTTCGGCGTAATTGCCGGGACGGACGTGGGCGCCGTAGAACACCGTGGGGATCTGGTTGCGGGTGCCGCCGTCGTCCTCGTCGAACGTCACGATCAGCAAGCTGTTGTTGGCCGCCGCCCAGTTGGCGTAGCCCGACAGCTGACGGTTCAGCCAGGCGTCGGCCTGCGCGATGGAGCCGTCGTGCATGTTGTTGTCGTTGTTGGGGATGACGAACGACACGGTGGGCAGTCCGGCGTAGTTACCCATCGGGAACGCCGAGAACGGCAGGGAGTTCGCGGGTGGCACGTTGGCGAAGTTGGCCCAGGGCACGTGCTTGCGCGCGTACTTGCCGGCGGTGCACGCCGGCGAGCCGACCGCGGGCAGGCCTTCGGCGAAGCCGGCGAACGTGTAACCCGCGGCCAGCAATTCGGAACCCAGGTTGGGGGCGGCGCCGGCGTTGACCGGGCACAGGTCTCTGGTCACCCCGAAGGTGCTGCCGGCGAACAGCGCCAGGTAATTCGGCTCGCTGGGGTGTGTTTCGGCGAACGACTGGGTCATGTTGGCGCCGCCGGCGGCCAGCGCGGTGAGGAAGGGGGCCGACTTGTTGCCGATGATGCCGTTTTCGGAGTGGTTCTCCTCGACCACGATCACGATGTGCGCCGGCTGTGGAATGGCCGAAGCCACCAGGCCTATCCGCGAGGTGAGCGGGCCGGCCGCCAGTCCCACCAGGGCCAGCGCGCCGAGCAGCCGCAGGACTCGAAATGCGCTGCCCGTCAATCCTGTTGAACCCGTGACTCCGCTCAGCACCAAGGGAGCATAGGCGTGCAGCCGGCGCGGCGGCGGCGCCGACGCGGGCGGCTTCGGCGGGGCGTTAACGAATTGCGGCCGGATCGTTATATAGGGTCGAACACCGTGGAGGTGCGCGTTGTCGATCACCCGCTGGCGGTCGCCCGGCTGACGACGATGCGCGACAAACACACCGACAACGACGGTTTCCGGGCCGCGTTGCGGGATCTGACCGCGATGCTGATCTACGAGGCCACGCGGGACGCGCCCCGGGAGACGTTTCCGGTCCACACGCCGCTGGCCGAGACGCTGGGGGTGCGACTGGCGAAGCCGCCCCTGCTGGTGCCGGTGTTGCGGGCCGGGCTGGGCATGGTCGATCAGGCGCTTGCGCTGCTGCCGCAGGCCCGGGTCGGGTTCGTCGGTGTCGCGCGCAACGAGGAAACCCATCAGGCGAGTGGGTATTTCGAGTCGCTGCCCGACGACCTTTCCGGCCTGCCGGTGCTGGTCCTGGATCCGATGCTGGCCACGGGTGGATCGGTGAAGTACACGCTCGGCCTGCTGCTGGAGCGCGGCGCAACCGACATCACGGTGTTGTGCGCGGTGGCCGCGCCCGAAGGCGTTGCCGTGCTTGAGAAGACGGTGCCCGAGGCGCGTCTGTTCACCGTGGCGGTCGACGACGGACTCAACGAGAACGCCTATATCGTGCCGGGTCTCGGCGACGCCGGCGACCGTCAGTACGGGCCCCGCTAGCGCGCCTACAGGCCGCGCGCCGCGGACACCAGCTGCTCGCGCAACGCGCCGGCCCGCTGCCGCGCCTCGCCCAGGTCGCCGGTCACCGCGCAGCGAACCTCGATGTAGCACTTCAACTTCGGCTCGGTCCCGGACGGCCGCACCACCAGCCTGACCGACGTGTCGTCGGCACCGCCGGCGAAGATCAACGCGTCGGTGATGTCGGTGACGGTCGCGGCGTACCCGGCCAGCGTTTGCGGTGGCGTCGCCCGCAGCCGCCGCATCAGTTCGGCGGCCTCGGCGGCGCCGGCGACGCGACGCGACACCGCCGCGACGTCGTGCACGCCGTATTGCCGGGCGAGGTCGTCGAGCGCGTCGGCCACCGAACGGCCCTGGTCCTTCAGCGCGGCCACCAGATCGCACACCAGCACCGCGGCGCTGATGCCGTCCTTGTCGCGCACGGCGTCCGGGTCGACACAGTGCCCGATCGCCTCCTCGTAGGCGTACACCAGGGTGGCGCCGGGCACGTTCCCGTCGGCCCGCGCCAGCCACTTGAAGCCGGTGAGGGTTTGGTCAAACCCTCGAGCGCGGCTGCGATCGCGGCGCGTACCCGCCGGGGACGCACGCGACGTGGGTGGCTCCGCGGTGACGCGCGATCGCCGCCAGCATTCGCGACGACACCACGGTGCTGGCGACCACCGCCGTCCGGGGATCGGCGACCCGAGACAAGATGTAATCGCCTAGCAGCCAACCGGTTTCGTCTCCCGAGAGCATCCGCCATCCCGGCCCGGTGGGGATGGCGACCGCGCACCGGTCGGCGTCGGGATCCAGCGCGATCGCGACGTCGGCCCCGACGTCCGCGGCCAGCGCGAGCAGCGCGTCCGTGGCGCCGTGCTCCTCGGGATTCGGGAAGGCCACGGTGGGGAAGTCGGGGTCGGGCGCGAACTGGGCTCCGACGGTGTGCACCTGCCCAAAGCCCGCGCGCTGCAACGCTTCCACGGCCACAACGCCGCCCACCCCGTGCAGCGGGGTGAGGGCCACCCGCGCCGAACCGGTGGCGCGACGCACCCCGGCGGCCCGCGCGATGTAGCGCTCGACCAGATCGGTGACGGCGGGTTCCACCGGGGCCCGGCCGATTTCGTCGGCCGGGGGAGCCGCGGCCATCGCGGCCTCGATCTCGCGGTCGGTGGGGGAGACGATCTGGGTGCCGCCGTCGGCGTAGACCTTGTAGCCGTTGTCGGTCGGCGGGTTGTGCGAGGCGGTGATCTGTATCCCGGCGGCGGCGCCGGTGTGGCGCACGGCGAACGCGACCACCGGCGTGGGGACCGGACCGGGCAGCAGCTGCACCGAAAAGCCCTGGGCAGCAAGCACTTCAGCGGTGACGGTGGCGAAGACCGCGGAGCCGTGCCGGGAGTCGCGCCCGACGATCACGTGCGCGCCGGCCAGGCCCCGCCCACCCAGCACCTGAGCCACCGCCCAGGTCACGCGCGACACCACCGCCACGTTCATCGCGTCGGGCCCGCCGCGCACCGGGCCGCGGAGGCCCGCGGTGCCGAACACGAGGGGGTGGGCAAAGCGCGCGGCGAGCTCGTCGGGCCCGCACGCGGCGAGCTCGGCGGCCGTGGCGGGGTCGGGGTCGTGCGCGATCCACTCCTCGGGCGTCATCTACAACCGGGCCAGGACGTCGGCCAGCAGCGCGCCCATCCGGCTGGCCGACGCGGCGCCGGCGGCGAGCACCTCGGCGTGGCTCAGCGGCTCACCGCCGATCCCCGCGGCCAGGTTGGTCACCAGCGAGATCCCCAGCACCTCGGCGCCGGCCGCCCGGGCCGCGATGGTCTCGTGCACGGTCGACATGCCGACCAGGTCGGCGCCCAGCAGCCGCAGCATCCGCACCTCGGCCGG includes:
- the satS gene encoding protein export chaperone SatS, with protein sequence MAADLVPIRLSLSDGDRYTVWAPRWRDAGDEWEAFLGKDEDLYVFTSVADLVAFVRSDTDNDLVDHPAWKDLTAAHAHKFSPAEDKQFDLVAVEELVSEKPTEESVTELARTLALVSSIGSVCELAAVLKFFNGNPTLGTVSGGIDHFTGKAGLKRWNAIGEVIGRSWDDVLGAIDDIATTPEVDDKLSAKAADELAEEPEEPEEPEEDDAQDTEAVAEADEDLDAEAEESAEADDEGEEDEEDEEESRAAGDTVILGSDEDFWLQVGIDPIRIMTSSGTFFTLRCYLDDRPIFLGRNGRISVFSSERALARYLADEHDHDLADLSTYDDIRTAATDGSLEVKVTEDNIYVLSGLADDIADGPGAVDRDQLDLAVELLRDIGDYSEEGTVDKALEPGRPLGKLVAYVLEPGSVGKPSAPYAPAVREWENLEQFVDGRLRRE
- a CDS encoding alkaline phosphatase family protein produces the protein MTGSAFRVLRLLGALALVGLAAGPLTSRIGLVASAIPQPAHIVIVVEENHSENGIIGNKSAPFLTALAAGGANMTQSFAETHPSEPNYLALFAGSTFGVTRDLCPVNAGAAPNLGSELLAAGYTFAGFAEGLPAVGSPACTAGKYARKHVPWANFANVPPANSLPFSAFPMGNYAGLPTVSFVIPNNDNNMHDGSIAQADAWLNRQLSGYANWAAANNSLLIVTFDEDDGGTRNQIPTVFYGAHVRPGNYAEQINHYNVLSTIEEMYGLPKTGYAAGAPPITDIWG
- the upp gene encoding uracil phosphoribosyltransferase, coding for MEVRVVDHPLAVARLTTMRDKHTDNDGFRAALRDLTAMLIYEATRDAPRETFPVHTPLAETLGVRLAKPPLLVPVLRAGLGMVDQALALLPQARVGFVGVARNEETHQASGYFESLPDDLSGLPVLVLDPMLATGGSVKYTLGLLLERGATDITVLCAVAAPEGVAVLEKTVPEARLFTVAVDDGLNENAYIVPGLGDAGDRQYGPR